One genomic segment of Ignavibacteriota bacterium includes these proteins:
- a CDS encoding 4-hydroxyproline epimerase: MAKKTFFCIDGHTCGNPVRIVAGGGPLLNGETIFEKRLHFMKEFDWIRKGLMFEPRGHDMMSGSILYPPSNPENDISVLFIETSGCLPMCGHGTIGMITIAIEHGLINPKVKGKVRLETPAGLVLVDYNQDGEKVKSVKLTNVASFLAGENLSITSSALGELTFDVSYGGNFYAIIDPQKNFGGLENYSADQLISFSREIRNEINKKYSFIHPENELISGVSHIQWTGKTISPEATARNAVFYGDKAIDRSPCGTGTSARMAQWFSKGKLKVGDQFIHESIIGSQFIGKVEAETKVGNYKAIIPSIEGWAKITGYNTIIIDDDDPYAHGFQVI; encoded by the coding sequence ATGGCGAAGAAAACATTTTTTTGCATTGATGGACACACTTGCGGAAATCCCGTGCGCATTGTTGCCGGCGGAGGTCCATTATTAAACGGCGAAACTATTTTTGAAAAACGACTTCACTTTATGAAAGAATTTGATTGGATTAGAAAAGGTTTAATGTTTGAGCCGCGCGGGCATGATATGATGTCTGGAAGTATTTTGTATCCGCCGAGCAATCCGGAAAATGATATCAGCGTTTTGTTTATTGAAACAAGCGGATGTTTGCCAATGTGCGGTCACGGAACAATTGGAATGATAACAATCGCAATTGAACATGGTTTAATAAATCCTAAGGTTAAAGGAAAAGTACGATTAGAGACTCCGGCCGGTTTGGTTCTTGTTGATTATAATCAAGACGGAGAAAAAGTAAAATCCGTAAAACTTACAAATGTAGCATCATTTTTAGCGGGAGAAAATCTTTCAATCACAAGCTCAGCATTGGGAGAATTAACATTTGATGTTTCTTACGGCGGAAATTTTTATGCAATTATTGATCCTCAAAAAAACTTTGGCGGATTAGAAAATTATTCGGCTGATCAATTAATTAGTTTTAGCAGAGAAATTAGAAATGAAATAAATAAAAAATATTCATTTATACATCCAGAAAATGAACTTATTTCCGGAGTCAGCCATATTCAATGGACCGGAAAAACTATATCCCCGGAAGCAACTGCGCGCAACGCCGTATTTTATGGCGATAAAGCAATCGACCGATCTCCTTGCGGGACGGGCACTTCGGCAAGAATGGCACAGTGGTTTTCAAAAGGTAAATTAAAAGTTGGTGATCAATTTATTCATGAAAGTATAATCGGTTCTCAATTTATTGGAAAAGTTGAAGCTGAAACAAAAGTTGGAAATTACAAAGCAATTATTCCAAGTATTGAAGGCTGGGCAAAAATTACCGGATACAATACAATTATTATTGATGACGATGATCCGTACGCTCATGGATTTCAAGTAATTTAG
- a CDS encoding FAD-dependent oxidoreductase, translated as MKKVVIIGGGVSGLFSAYYLNKLNYDVTIIDEYNFDYGCSHGNAGLVVPSHIIPLASPSIIPKAIKWMFNSKSPLSFYPRLNKDFISWCFNFLKHANNKHVNNSIIPLRDISFLSSSLYKEVSEESSNSFGLTNKGLLMLYKNEKTAEEEIELAKLSNKYEIETKILSKSEIQNLDPNCKYDVIGGVHYLSDSHFTPNNLISSLVENLKSKNINLVSNEVIRKIKFSSKHIRGVSSNKNTYEADSFLFASGVWTSELLKNMKINIPLMPGKGYSFNIDQKNNFPTYPSILVDERVAVTPMNGFLRIGGNMEIDTINHKVRTSRVESMIESFKKYYPELNIEMPIEENIWHGLRPCSPDGLPYIGNSKLYSNLFIATGHAMLGMSLGPATGKLISEIISDQKTSVNVEAYNPERYN; from the coding sequence ATGAAAAAAGTTGTAATTATCGGCGGCGGCGTTTCGGGACTTTTCTCTGCATATTATCTAAATAAATTAAATTACGATGTTACAATAATTGATGAGTATAATTTTGATTACGGATGTTCGCATGGCAATGCCGGCTTAGTTGTTCCAAGCCATATTATTCCATTGGCTTCGCCAAGTATAATTCCAAAAGCAATAAAATGGATGTTCAATTCAAAATCTCCTCTTTCATTTTATCCAAGATTAAATAAAGATTTTATTTCTTGGTGTTTTAATTTTTTAAAACATGCAAATAATAAACATGTAAACAATTCAATAATTCCGTTAAGAGATATTTCTTTTTTAAGCAGTAGTTTATACAAAGAAGTTTCCGAAGAATCAAGCAATTCATTTGGATTAACAAACAAAGGTTTATTGATGCTTTATAAAAATGAAAAAACCGCCGAAGAGGAAATTGAGCTTGCTAAACTTTCCAATAAGTATGAAATTGAAACAAAAATTCTATCAAAAAGTGAAATTCAAAATTTAGATCCAAATTGTAAATATGATGTAATTGGTGGAGTTCATTATTTGAGCGATTCTCATTTCACTCCAAATAACTTAATTTCTTCATTAGTAGAAAATTTAAAATCTAAAAATATAAATCTTGTTTCTAATGAGGTTATTCGAAAAATTAAATTCTCGAGTAAGCATATCAGAGGTGTTTCCAGCAATAAAAATACTTACGAAGCCGATTCATTCCTATTTGCTTCCGGTGTTTGGACTTCCGAATTATTAAAGAACATGAAAATTAATATACCTTTAATGCCGGGAAAGGGTTACAGTTTTAATATTGATCAGAAAAATAATTTCCCAACCTACCCATCAATATTGGTTGATGAAAGAGTTGCCGTAACTCCTATGAACGGATTTTTAAGAATTGGTGGAAATATGGAGATTGATACTATAAATCATAAAGTTAGAACAAGTAGAGTAGAAAGTATGATTGAGTCATTTAAAAAATATTATCCGGAATTAAATATTGAAATGCCCATTGAAGAAAATATTTGGCACGGATTACGTCCTTGTTCACCCGATGGGCTTCCCTACATAGGAAATAGTAAATTATATAGTAATTTATTTATTGCAA